The region TGCCATCAGCAAAGTGGGCCAAAGGCGGTGTATCCACAATCACCAGATGAAAGTAATTTTTAAGGTGAGCCATGAATGGTTTCAGCGTGTCTTGACTGAGGAGCCGCATCGGCTGTTGCTGCAACTCGCCGGCGGTTAAAATGGCGAGGCCGCGCTGAGTCTGGGCAATGTTATGCCAGTGTCGCCGATGAATTAACCAATCTGCCAAGCCCTGTTCATTGGTCAGTCCAAGATAGCGGTGAATCTTAGGTTGGCGCAAATCCCCATCAATGAGCAGAACCCGCTGACCCGTGCCTGCGGCAGCCAGGGCAAGATGGAGAGCAACGGTGGTACGCCCATCCCCAGGTAGGGCTGAAATGATGGCCAATGACTGCCCCAGACCCACCGCTTGCAGGTTAGCCAACAGATGGTGAAAGGACTCTTGGAACTTCATTCCTTCCCCCACAGTGGGTAGGACTTGGGTCACTTGCCACAACCCCAAGTTGCCCTTGACGACGCGCTCTAGGCGGAGATTGATTTGGGGGGTTGCCTTGGGAATGTTGCCAAGGAGGGGCAAGCCTAGGCTTTCTTGCACCTGGGCTGGACTGACAAACGTAGGGGCGGCAGCATCTGCCAGATAAATGGCCAAAACGCCCAACAGGAGACTGGCGATCGCCCCTAGCGCCAACAGCAGTAAGCGCGGGAATGTGGGTTGGATAGCAGGATTCTCTAAATCCGTCAACACTTGCCAGGCGAAGTTATTCTGCGCCAGTTGCAGTTGCACTGCCTGTCGGGCTTGATGAAGCATCTCTAGGGAGAGCTTCGCCCTCTGAATCTGATGTTGAAGGCGCTCAATGGCGGGGAGTTGGCTACTCAGTTGTTGTAATTGTTGGGCAATCGCCGCTTGGGGAGCTGCCAGCTCAGCATCATAGCGCCGCTGGTTTTCGTATTCAATCCACGCCGTAATGTAGTTGGTAATTAGCGTTTGCGAGACCGTTCCCTGAAAAGCTAGGGCAGTGGGGTTATCCACTGGATATTGCTGACCAATCACTTGGCGGGCGATCGCCTGCAATTGCTCTAGTAAAACTCGGCGTTGTTCCTCTAGAGCTTGGAGGATGGGTGTCCCTTCTCGAAAAATAGCTAAATTCTTGGCAATTTCTTGATCCAGTTCTTGAATGCGTGCCAGTTGCTGCTGATAAGCGGGAGAAGTACTCAAATTTGCTGCCGCTAGGGCTTCGGCGGGTGTCATCTTGAGTTGTTCTTGGAACCCTTGAAAACGACCGTAGGCTTCCACGGCCTTAAGGCGAGCAGCTTGGCGCAGGCTATGGATTTGGCGATACTGTTCCGTCAAAAAGCGCAGTTGCTCTGAAGGTTGCAGGCTGGTACCTTGGGTCTGGCCGGCTTGGAATTGCCGCTGGAGCTCCTCTAATTCTGTAAGGTGCTGATTGATGTGGCTGTCAAGTTGCTTTAGGGTGCGATTGAGTTGTTCTTGGCGATCGCGCTGACTGTAGTCAACAAATGCTTCGGCGACGGCCTTTAACACTGCGGTCACCATTTCTGGCTGGCGATCGCGGTAGGTCACTTCTAGCACTTTTGTTTGTGTCGGCAGTTGGTCTGTTGCTGAACTAACCACTGGTCGAATTTCTAGATGCTCAGCTAAAACCCGTGTGCTCAGATGGGGGTACTGCTGTTGCAGTTTTTGGGCAATGGGTGCCAGTACTTTGTCACTTTCCAAAACGACAATCTGTGATCCCACATCCGTTTGCGGGAAGGCGGTTGGGGAGGGTGTGGGCAAATGGTCTGCAGGGAACGTCCCCATAATGCCCTCCCGTAGTGGTGGCGTTGGCGGAGTTTGGGGCTCACTCACCGGTTCCATCAAGAGACGAAAATGGGCCTCGTAGATTTCGGGGTACCAGAGAACATACCCGCCCATGACCAAGAATGAGAATAAAACCGTGCCTGAGAACAGTCGCCATCGTCGCCGCCAGCGATCGCCAAACCTCTGCACTCCACCCTTGGTTTGGCTCTTGGTGGTGCTGAGGAACCGCGATGGAGGGTGCTGGCGATCAACGATCCGTAAATTGGGTACCTTTTGGGGGAGTGACATCAGTCGTACGCCTAATTAAATATGTTCTCCACTAAGTTGAGAAACACGCCTAAGGTTCCTAATACACCAATAGGACGCAAGGCATTCCCAATCGTATCCCCCACCTGCGTTAGCCCTGACCGTTCCACCACAATCACATCCCCCTGTTGCAATACAGGATTGGTGTTGGCATTCGGTTGGGCTGCCAAGCTAAAGGGAATCCGTCGCCGACTAACCGTGCCATCGCGATTAAGGCGGACCAGCGTCACCGTAGACCGATTGGCACGTTGCACATTGAATCCGCCAGCCGCGCCAATTCCCTGAGTGAGGGTGGCATTTGCTGGCACTTCGACCAATCCCGGTCGCAATACTTCACCCACAACCTGCACCCGAATCACCTGCGGCGAAAAGGTGGCAGAGGCGACCCGAATCGCTTCAGCCGCATTCACTTCCTTCGCCTTGGGCACCACAATCACATCATCACTGCGCAGGGTAATATCTTGACTGGCATCCCCCGACTGAATCATCTCCCAAAGATTAATTTTCGTGACTGCGGTTTGGCCATTCCCCAGTTGGCGGCGGATCTCAATGTTGCGAATATCGGCCTCTTGGGTAATTCCACCGCTTTGAGCAAGGACTTCGCTCAGGCGAGGCCATGCTAAGCCACCGGAAAGGTCGATACCAGGGCCAGAAGCTAATACAGACGTAAAGGGAACAACATAGGATCCTGGACGGGTCACCTCACCCGCCACCAAAATCTTCATGGGGCGCGGGGTCTGCAATGTAACCGTTACTGCTGGAAAGCGCATGACCTTACTGTAAGCGTTGAGAATCACCTGCTGCGCCTGGGGTAGGGTTAAGCCACCCACTATCACTCGCCCCGCCAAGGGTAGAGTGACTGAACCATCGAGATTAACAGTAAATTGTCGTTGACTAGTCACACTGGGTGGAAGGTTAACCACTTCAATAAAAAGCACGTCCCCTGCACCCAAGAGGTAGTCCTGAAGGGGGTTAGCGCTGGTGAAACTGGGGGAACTTGGGCTGAGGGGCATCGGTTGAGCCATAGCCAAGGGGGGTGTCAGAAGGATTGCCCCAAGGGTAAATCCACTAGCAATGGCCAACAGGATGGCAGTATTTTTTTGCCTTGGCCAGGATGGATACCCCATAGTTGATTCTCCCCACTGACTTCCCAATGTTCTAAGTAACCTATACCATTGTTTCCTGTTCTACCATAGGTGATGGGTGGCAGGATGACCGCCCTAGCCTGAGAAAAGGCCTTAAAATGGGGGGGATACCACGTCCCCAGTAGGTCATGCCCAATCAACCGCTCATTTGTCTAGAGAACATTTCCAAGGTTTACGGCCAAGGGGAAACCGAAGTGCAGGCCCTCAGGGCTGTGAATTTGCAAATTCAGCAGGGAGAGTACTGTGCCATTATGGGGGCGTCGGGGTCAGGGAAGTCCACAATGATGAATATTATTGGCTGTTTGGATCGCCCCACCTCTGGCCGCTACTTTCTCGATGGCCAAGATGTGGCCTATCTGAGTGATGATGAACTGGCCCATATCCGCAATGTCAAGATTGGCTTTGTCTTTCAACAGTTTTACTTACTAGGGCAGCTAACGGCACTGGAAAATGTGATGCTGCCTATGGTCTATGCCCAAGTGCCGCCTAAGGAACGGCGCGATCGCGCGATTGCCGCCTTGGAACAGGTAGGCCTAGGGCACCGCCTTGAAAATCGTCCCAATCAACTCTCGGGGGGACAACAACAACGGGTGGCGATCGCCCGCGCCATTGTCAATCGGCCGTTGGTGCTGCTCGCCGATGAACCCACCGGTGCCCTCGATAGTCACACCACTGCCGAAATCCTGGCTATTTTTGGTGAACTCAATGCCGCCGGCATGACCGTCATTATGGTGACCCATGAACCGGATGTGGCAGCGGTCACCCACCGCATTATCCAGTTTCGTGATGGTCAAATTCGTTGCGATCGCCCCAATCTCCCTAGCCCACTGGCGGCATCAGTTTTATCTTAGGAAGGGAAGCTGCTGAGAAAAAAGTAAAAGGAATGGCAAAAGCAGTTTGGAAAGGCGTGACCTTAGCCGAGAGCGATCGCTACGAAGTGGTCGAGGGCAATGTTTACTTTCCGCCAGAAACCCTCAATCTGACCTATTTTCAGCCCAGCGATACTCACACCGTTTGTGGTTGGAAAGGCACAGCCAGCTACTACCACATTGTTGTTAATGGCGAGGTGAATCGCGATGCGGCGTGGTACTACCCCGATCCCAAGCCTGCGGCAGCCCATATCAAGGGCTATGTGGCCTTTTGGCGAGGGGTGCAGGTGACGCGCTCAGGGGAGGAATCCCCGCACGGTTGAGAATTTCGGGAATCAAATCCTCACGGCGCACCGCCATTAAGTGCACCCCCTGACAGAGTTCCCGTGCTTGTTGGACCTGTTCGGCTGCAATGGTTATGCCTTCATCGAGGGGATCAGGTGCTGCGGCCAGCCGATCAATAATGTGCTGGGGAATCGAAGCCCCCGGCACTGCCCGATTGATAAACAGGGCATTTTTAGCAGACTTAAGAAGAAAAATTCCTGCAAGAATGGGCCGACCACAATCCGCGGCAATCTGATCCATAAACTTAGCTAGCCGCTCAAAGTCGGTAATCAACTGCGTTTGGAAAAACTGAGCGCCCGCTGCCAGTTTACGCTCAAACCGTTGTTGCAGACCCGACCAACTGGCAGACTGGGGATCAACGGCGGCGCCGGCAAAGAAATGTGTTGCTCCATCGGCTAGGGGGCGCTCTTCGCTATCCACCCCTCGATTGAGTTGGCCAATGACGCGCAAGAGACGGACAGATTCCAAATCAAAGACGGGCTTGGCTTGGGGATGATCCCCAGCTTTGACGGGGTCGCCCGTAAGTGCCAAAATATTGCGTAAACCAAGGGCGGCAATGCCCATGAGATCCGCTTGCAGCGCAATGCGGTTGCGATCGCGACAAGCTATTTGACAAATCGGCTCAAACCCCTGCTGTTGCAACAAGTAGGCGGCTGCCCAAGAACTCATTCGCAGCACAGCGCGACTGCCATCGGTGACATTGACAGCATGAACTCTCCCCTTCAGATGGGCTGCTTGGCGCAACATTGTACTGGCATCCCTACCCTTAGGGGGACACACCTCGGCGGTAATGAGAAACTCACCCTGCTCACAGGCAGCTTGAAAACGCGAGACTGACAAGGAAGTGGCTAGAGCGCGACTAGGCAACTATCATACACACTCGTGGTGCCCCTTCCTAGGCGGCCAAGTGGGCACTCACCGTCTGCACTAGTGTCTCTGTCCAATAATCAGCAATATTCTGCTGTTCTGCTTCCACCATGACGCGGATAACCGGCTCTGTACCGGAAGCACGCACCAGGACTCGCCCGCGATCGCCCATATCCAGTTGAGCTTTGGCAATCATCCGTTGGAGAGGTTCACACTCTTGCCAGCGAAGCCGCCGCTGGCGATCCTCAACCCGGACATTGCGGAGAATTTGCGGGTAGGGAGTAAAACTTTGGTCCCGCAGTTGCGCTAGGGATAGACCAGAATCCTGAACTAGGGTCGCCAAGTGAACTGCCGTGAGCAGGCCATCCCCCCCCACACCATAGTGGCGGCAGAGGATGTGTCCCGACTGTTCTCCCCCCAGCATGGCACCGTGGCGCAACATTTCTGCATGGACGTATTGATCGCCCACCGCCGCCCGTACCAGTTGTCCACCCCGTGCTTGCCAGGCCCGCTCAAAGCCCAGATTTGACATCACAGTGGCCACAATTAAATCCTTGGGCAGTTGTGCCTGCGACTGGAGTTGTTGTCCCCAGAAATAGAGAATGTGATCGCCATCAACCACCCGTCCTTGACTATCCACCGCCAGGACGCGATCGGCATCGCCATCAAAAGCAAATCCCATCGCAGCACGGGCTTCACGGACAGCTTGCTGCAACGGTTCCAGATAGGTAGAGCCACAGTTGACATTAATCCGATTGCCATCGGCGCGATCGTGGAGAGCAATCACCTCAGCCCCTAGGGCATGGAAGACCGTCGGTGTCACCGCCACCGCCGATCCCCAGGCCAAATCCAACACCACCCGTAGTCCTCGCAGGGGTTGACGATCCTGAAGGGGAGCTTGGACCGCATGGCGATAGCGCTGGACCAATTCGGGGCGATGATGCAAATGTCCCCAATCCTCCCTATAGGGGAGCGATCGGCCGGCATTTAAGTGGGCTTCAATTTCTTTTTGCAGATCAGGGCAAAGTTTGCTGCC is a window of Thermosynechococcus vestitus BP-1 DNA encoding:
- a CDS encoding polysaccharide biosynthesis tyrosine autokinase; translated protein: MSLPQKVPNLRIVDRQHPPSRFLSTTKSQTKGGVQRFGDRWRRRWRLFSGTVLFSFLVMGGYVLWYPEIYEAHFRLLMEPVSEPQTPPTPPLREGIMGTFPADHLPTPSPTAFPQTDVGSQIVVLESDKVLAPIAQKLQQQYPHLSTRVLAEHLEIRPVVSSATDQLPTQTKVLEVTYRDRQPEMVTAVLKAVAEAFVDYSQRDRQEQLNRTLKQLDSHINQHLTELEELQRQFQAGQTQGTSLQPSEQLRFLTEQYRQIHSLRQAARLKAVEAYGRFQGFQEQLKMTPAEALAAANLSTSPAYQQQLARIQELDQEIAKNLAIFREGTPILQALEEQRRVLLEQLQAIARQVIGQQYPVDNPTALAFQGTVSQTLITNYITAWIEYENQRRYDAELAAPQAAIAQQLQQLSSQLPAIERLQHQIQRAKLSLEMLHQARQAVQLQLAQNNFAWQVLTDLENPAIQPTFPRLLLLALGAIASLLLGVLAIYLADAAAPTFVSPAQVQESLGLPLLGNIPKATPQINLRLERVVKGNLGLWQVTQVLPTVGEGMKFQESFHHLLANLQAVGLGQSLAIISALPGDGRTTVALHLALAAAGTGQRVLLIDGDLRQPKIHRYLGLTNEQGLADWLIHRRHWHNIAQTQRGLAILTAGELQQQPMRLLSQDTLKPFMAHLKNYFHLVIVDTPPLAHFADGKLWSGLVEQTLVVVNLGAPRQPVALALADYSLGSVSPLGIVVNLA
- a CDS encoding SLBB domain-containing protein, which translates into the protein MGYPSWPRQKNTAILLAIASGFTLGAILLTPPLAMAQPMPLSPSSPSFTSANPLQDYLLGAGDVLFIEVVNLPPSVTSQRQFTVNLDGSVTLPLAGRVIVGGLTLPQAQQVILNAYSKVMRFPAVTVTLQTPRPMKILVAGEVTRPGSYVVPFTSVLASGPGIDLSGGLAWPRLSEVLAQSGGITQEADIRNIEIRRQLGNGQTAVTKINLWEMIQSGDASQDITLRSDDVIVVPKAKEVNAAEAIRVASATFSPQVIRVQVVGEVLRPGLVEVPANATLTQGIGAAGGFNVQRANRSTVTLVRLNRDGTVSRRRIPFSLAAQPNANTNPVLQQGDVIVVERSGLTQVGDTIGNALRPIGVLGTLGVFLNLVENIFN
- a CDS encoding ABC transporter ATP-binding protein — translated: MPNQPLICLENISKVYGQGETEVQALRAVNLQIQQGEYCAIMGASGSGKSTMMNIIGCLDRPTSGRYFLDGQDVAYLSDDELAHIRNVKIGFVFQQFYLLGQLTALENVMLPMVYAQVPPKERRDRAIAALEQVGLGHRLENRPNQLSGGQQQRVAIARAIVNRPLVLLADEPTGALDSHTTAEILAIFGELNAAGMTVIMVTHEPDVAAVTHRIIQFRDGQIRCDRPNLPSPLAASVLS
- a CDS encoding DUF427 domain-containing protein — encoded protein: MAKAVWKGVTLAESDRYEVVEGNVYFPPETLNLTYFQPSDTHTVCGWKGTASYYHIVVNGEVNRDAAWYYPDPKPAAAHIKGYVAFWRGVQVTRSGEESPHG
- a CDS encoding methylenetetrahydrofolate reductase, which translates into the protein MSVSRFQAACEQGEFLITAEVCPPKGRDASTMLRQAAHLKGRVHAVNVTDGSRAVLRMSSWAAAYLLQQQGFEPICQIACRDRNRIALQADLMGIAALGLRNILALTGDPVKAGDHPQAKPVFDLESVRLLRVIGQLNRGVDSEERPLADGATHFFAGAAVDPQSASWSGLQQRFERKLAAGAQFFQTQLITDFERLAKFMDQIAADCGRPILAGIFLLKSAKNALFINRAVPGASIPQHIIDRLAAAPDPLDEGITIAAEQVQQARELCQGVHLMAVRREDLIPEILNRAGIPPLSASPAPLAKRPHSP
- the glmM gene encoding phosphoglucosamine mutase → MTGQQPIRFGTDGIRGRAGELLTPNLALSLGYWVGEVLRQTTDAPQRPFIIGQDSRNSSDMLATALAAGLTAAGFEVWHVGLCPTPCIAYLTATTEAIGGAMISASHNPPADNGIKIFGSDGSKLCPDLQKEIEAHLNAGRSLPYREDWGHLHHRPELVQRYRHAVQAPLQDRQPLRGLRVVLDLAWGSAVAVTPTVFHALGAEVIALHDRADGNRINVNCGSTYLEPLQQAVREARAAMGFAFDGDADRVLAVDSQGRVVDGDHILYFWGQQLQSQAQLPKDLIVATVMSNLGFERAWQARGGQLVRAAVGDQYVHAEMLRHGAMLGGEQSGHILCRHYGVGGDGLLTAVHLATLVQDSGLSLAQLRDQSFTPYPQILRNVRVEDRQRRLRWQECEPLQRMIAKAQLDMGDRGRVLVRASGTEPVIRVMVEAEQQNIADYWTETLVQTVSAHLAA